A genomic region of Candidatus Methylacidiphilales bacterium contains the following coding sequences:
- a CDS encoding LacI family DNA-binding transcriptional regulator: MSLERVTLVDIARELGVHRTTVARALNHHPGLPVATRNRINQKARQMGYTPDPVLQALTAYRLKKRPPKFHGVIAWLDAYPTRGKASQLFDQERLGAARRCAELGYRLEDFWLHEPGLTPLRLSKILRDRGIQGVLIAPLPDGCDPVRLEWEWFTVVGISPTVRDPKVHLVHNAQYESMREMIQCLHRIGYQRPGMLVIEEHDRRVRQAWSAGFISQTRNLKLANPNQLICFETDSAFEESAFLSWLARFRPDVLVCNYTDVRPILKNAGWRVPQDLGVVWTLARLIGPEASGLRQQEVKIGAAAIDLLTSAILRGERGLPDTQLRVLVSSVFFPGRTIRPHKKNEPSLKPGSTARHRAGQSSARAAKKQSPH; encoded by the coding sequence ATGAGTCTTGAACGTGTCACGCTTGTCGACATCGCCCGTGAGTTGGGAGTGCACCGAACCACCGTGGCCCGGGCGCTCAACCACCATCCCGGCCTCCCGGTGGCCACCCGCAATCGCATCAACCAAAAAGCCCGCCAGATGGGCTACACGCCCGATCCCGTCCTGCAGGCCCTGACGGCCTATCGTCTCAAAAAAAGACCCCCCAAGTTCCACGGGGTCATCGCCTGGTTGGATGCCTATCCCACACGCGGAAAGGCCTCACAGCTTTTTGACCAGGAACGACTCGGGGCGGCCCGACGCTGCGCCGAGCTGGGCTACCGACTGGAAGATTTCTGGCTCCATGAACCTGGCCTCACGCCCTTGCGCCTGAGCAAAATCCTGCGAGACCGCGGCATCCAGGGTGTGCTCATTGCCCCTCTGCCCGATGGTTGTGATCCGGTGCGCCTGGAATGGGAATGGTTTACCGTGGTCGGCATCAGCCCCACGGTTAGGGACCCGAAAGTCCACCTGGTCCACAACGCCCAGTATGAATCCATGCGTGAAATGATCCAATGTTTGCACCGTATTGGATACCAACGACCGGGCATGCTGGTAATCGAAGAGCACGACCGGCGCGTGCGCCAGGCCTGGAGTGCCGGATTTATTTCCCAGACCAGGAATTTGAAACTTGCCAACCCAAACCAGCTCATCTGCTTTGAGACGGACAGCGCCTTCGAGGAATCCGCCTTTCTTTCGTGGCTTGCGCGATTCAGGCCAGATGTCCTGGTGTGCAATTACACCGATGTCCGACCGATATTGAAAAACGCAGGATGGCGGGTTCCCCAAGACCTGGGCGTGGTCTGGACCCTCGCCCGGCTGATCGGCCCGGAGGCTTCGGGGCTCAGACAACAGGAAGTAAAAATCGGCGCGGCGGCCATTGATCTCCTGACCTCCGCCATCCTCCGGGGTGAGCGTGGCCTGCCCGATACCCAACTGCGCGTCCTCGTCTCATCCGTCTTTTTTCCCGGCCGGACGATCCGCCCGCATAAAAAAAACGAACCCTCACTCAAACCAGGGTCCACAGCTCGGCATCGTGCGGGCCAATCGTCCGCCCGAGCGGCAAAGAAGCAGTCGCCCCACTGA
- a CDS encoding PEP-CTERM sorting domain-containing protein, translating into MLGAVTLLVLLPFSSGAVTIYTQTFDNTSAANGGNANTSTVNWFGISNVGAASSAVNLSTSSVDPNSVTPLLSNAQGKDATAGLLAFNFAQNTSSTKRALIYTASSNFISGYSAAAFSSMNTASWWQGNTSNSPTTALAVQLGSDWYISDTTFTSPAIQFGSGFATGAEQKTVTFSTTTWTKLNFTLNTTGFTLGTGGDAGIAAASLGSLSVQGIGFFSTDTTGARMRYDSLVLDAAAIPEPGTYTLLAGGLLTLTFLRRRNPPAS; encoded by the coding sequence GTGCTTGGGGCAGTCACCCTTCTTGTGCTTTTGCCGTTTTCTTCCGGGGCGGTCACCATCTACACGCAGACCTTCGATAACACCAGTGCGGCCAACGGGGGCAATGCCAATACCAGTACAGTCAACTGGTTTGGCATATCCAATGTCGGAGCGGCATCGAGCGCGGTGAATTTGAGTACCAGTTCCGTAGATCCCAACTCGGTCACCCCGCTCCTGTCCAACGCCCAGGGAAAAGATGCCACAGCGGGGTTGCTCGCCTTCAACTTTGCTCAAAATACATCCTCAACGAAGCGTGCCCTAATTTATACCGCATCGAGTAATTTCATTTCCGGCTACAGTGCCGCTGCCTTCTCCAGCATGAACACAGCCAGCTGGTGGCAGGGCAATACCAGCAACAGCCCCACCACGGCCCTGGCTGTGCAGCTGGGCAGTGACTGGTATATATCAGACACGACGTTCACCAGTCCGGCCATTCAGTTTGGAAGTGGTTTTGCCACCGGAGCGGAGCAAAAAACCGTCACCTTCTCCACCACCACCTGGACCAAGCTGAATTTCACCCTCAACACCACGGGCTTCACCCTGGGAACAGGAGGCGACGCCGGTATCGCGGCGGCCTCGCTGGGCTCCTTAAGCGTCCAGGGCATAGGATTCTTCAGCACCGACACGACCGGGGCGCGCATGCGCTACGACAGTTTGGTGTTGGATGCGGCCGCCATTCCCGAACCGGGTACCTACACCCTTTTGGCGGGGGGGCTTTTGACTCTGACTTTCCTGCGTCGGCGGAATCCGCCCGCGTCCTGA
- a CDS encoding AraC family transcriptional regulator — protein sequence MPNRSSALEIHYSPIPLDPLLPLVLQEHYIQEDRPITFLHVHDCLELGLCHQGEGIFMVGEKILPFSTGDVVFINSTEVHLAQSAPGSKSRWTWVYLDPILLVDHPAARAVLDPTPLAGPRFINILPAGKHPELFDGLRRIIAEKKQAGPHHRQALQALVWEWMVRIQRLAPKRSARAAVSRWHFDRLAPALQLLAQNYSLDQPIGELARACGLSEPHFRRLFRASIGTTPLAYRHDLRLRMATSLLRNTSRSILEISQDVGFESLSSFNRQFRQIYHTHPSAWRRGGKPNGESARDQDAGGFRRRRKVRVKSPPAKRV from the coding sequence ATGCCGAATCGCTCATCCGCATTGGAAATCCACTACTCCCCCATCCCGCTGGATCCACTGCTCCCGCTCGTGTTGCAAGAGCACTACATCCAGGAGGATCGACCGATCACTTTCCTACACGTGCACGACTGCCTTGAGTTGGGCCTGTGCCACCAGGGCGAGGGTATCTTTATGGTGGGGGAAAAGATCCTCCCCTTCTCCACCGGCGATGTTGTCTTCATCAACTCGACCGAAGTCCATCTGGCCCAGAGTGCGCCGGGTAGCAAAAGCCGTTGGACCTGGGTGTACCTCGATCCTATCCTGCTGGTCGATCATCCCGCCGCCCGGGCCGTGCTCGATCCCACGCCACTGGCCGGGCCTCGCTTCATCAACATTCTCCCAGCCGGGAAGCATCCAGAATTGTTTGACGGCCTGCGAAGGATCATCGCGGAAAAGAAGCAGGCCGGACCGCACCACCGCCAAGCCCTGCAGGCCCTGGTCTGGGAATGGATGGTGCGCATCCAGCGCCTGGCTCCCAAACGGTCGGCTCGCGCTGCGGTGTCTCGATGGCATTTCGACCGTTTGGCCCCGGCGCTTCAATTGCTGGCCCAGAATTACAGCTTGGACCAACCCATCGGCGAACTGGCCCGGGCCTGTGGCTTGAGCGAGCCGCACTTCCGGCGGCTCTTCCGCGCATCGATCGGCACGACTCCTCTGGCCTACCGCCACGATCTCCGGCTGCGCATGGCCACCTCCCTGTTGCGGAACACCAGCCGCTCGATTCTGGAAATCAGCCAGGACGTGGGCTTCGAGAGCCTGTCCAGTTTCAACCGTCAATTCCGCCAAATTTACCACACCCACCCTTCCGCATGGCGACGGGGCGGCAAACCGAACGGTGAATCGGCCCGGGATCAGGACGCGGGCGGATTCCGCCGACGCAGGAAAGTCAGAGTCAAAAGCCCCCCCGCCAAAAGGGTGTAG
- a CDS encoding cellulase family glycosylhydrolase has translation MTAPGRPPATWRGFNLCEMFLVEHDPRWQEMTPSGRGKFFREDFCWIADFGFNYVRLPLCYHWWGDPKHPKTLREEALEPVDRAVEWAAENGLDLSINFHHVPGFCVNQGLRDEHLPPEPWDLWTHPEGAEVLAHHWETFARRYAAAGPYLSFNILNEPARCSRSDHERVIRRAVQAIRHVDADRRIVVEGFNVGADPCPELSDLGCIQSCRGYWPGEITHHRLWWSWASDAPVPEWPDPGRSSGDGTFTREGLDQRYTAWKAFARQGHAVICGELGCSHLLPHPVALRWLEDELDVLNAAGFGWCLWNFRGSFGIIDSGREDVPYADFHGHRLDTAFLEILKRH, from the coding sequence ATGACCGCACCGGGCCGTCCCCCCGCCACTTGGCGGGGCTTCAATCTTTGTGAGATGTTCCTCGTGGAGCACGATCCCCGCTGGCAGGAGATGACACCCTCGGGCCGGGGAAAGTTTTTCCGCGAGGATTTTTGTTGGATCGCTGATTTTGGATTCAACTACGTGAGGTTGCCCCTCTGTTATCATTGGTGGGGCGACCCCAAGCATCCAAAGACCCTGCGGGAGGAAGCCCTCGAGCCGGTGGATCGGGCGGTGGAATGGGCGGCCGAAAATGGATTGGACCTTTCGATCAATTTTCACCATGTGCCGGGGTTTTGTGTCAACCAAGGCCTGCGGGACGAGCATCTGCCGCCGGAACCTTGGGACCTTTGGACCCATCCCGAGGGTGCGGAGGTCCTTGCGCATCATTGGGAGACCTTTGCCCGCCGCTATGCCGCAGCCGGACCGTATTTGTCCTTCAACATTCTGAACGAGCCGGCGCGATGCTCCCGTTCCGATCATGAGCGGGTGATCCGCCGGGCGGTCCAGGCCATCCGTCACGTCGATGCGGATCGCAGGATCGTCGTGGAAGGATTCAATGTCGGGGCGGATCCCTGTCCCGAGCTCTCCGACCTGGGGTGTATTCAAAGTTGCCGGGGCTATTGGCCGGGAGAAATCACCCATCACAGACTCTGGTGGTCATGGGCATCGGATGCACCGGTTCCGGAATGGCCCGACCCCGGGCGCTCCAGCGGGGACGGCACGTTCACCCGTGAGGGTTTGGACCAGCGGTATACCGCGTGGAAGGCCTTTGCCCGGCAGGGTCACGCGGTGATTTGCGGGGAGTTGGGTTGCTCACATTTGCTTCCCCACCCGGTGGCGCTCCGTTGGCTGGAGGACGAACTCGACGTCTTGAACGCCGCCGGATTCGGTTGGTGTTTGTGGAATTTCCGGGGCTCCTTCGGCATCATCGATTCGGGCCGTGAGGACGTCCCATACGCGGACTTTCACGGTCACCGGCTTGACACGGCGTTTTTGGAGATCCTGAAACGGCATTAA
- a CDS encoding ADP-ribosylglycohydrolase family protein — protein sequence MNEEFKQGREEGKDPAALEAFRPAFEAAGKNPEALRDLLARMQALPVRPDFPYQEPDELESIRAQRPPAGPALPPLTQDADELYDRLHGAWLGRCAGCALGKPFEGMGMRGVDHDGRQPWQRLKAYLTAVSPEEWPLRDFVPEHSPAESDPSIGRVICRSSTREHIAFMESDDDIRYTVLGLVLMREKGRDFTSWDVACNWIRRLPYHSVCTAETQAYLNLVTGYEFHAGSDWGKKPPEVDWAWVRNHLNPYREWIGAQIRVDAYGYAAAGNPEWAAELAWRDARISHVKNGIYGAMFCAAMIAASFVTTDPRRIVQAGLEQIPVRCRLAEVIRRTIEIVELHGCDASRFEVLLGDVHTAFESYSTVHTLTNAALCAMAVLLARGDFHQGITLAVMGAWDTDCNGATVGSIVGAVTGASRVPEHWKGRLNDTLRSEIFDYHPIPISTCARQTFDLVQSFRS from the coding sequence GTGAATGAAGAATTCAAACAAGGCCGCGAGGAGGGCAAGGACCCCGCCGCACTTGAAGCCTTCCGCCCTGCCTTTGAGGCCGCCGGCAAGAATCCCGAGGCGCTGCGCGACCTGCTCGCACGCATGCAGGCACTGCCAGTGCGGCCCGACTTTCCCTATCAAGAACCCGATGAGCTTGAGTCCATTCGCGCCCAGCGTCCCCCCGCCGGTCCGGCTCTCCCCCCCCTGACGCAGGATGCCGACGAACTGTACGACCGGCTGCATGGCGCGTGGCTGGGACGCTGTGCCGGGTGTGCACTAGGGAAACCCTTCGAGGGAATGGGGATGCGCGGAGTGGACCACGATGGCCGGCAGCCCTGGCAACGACTCAAGGCCTACCTCACAGCGGTCTCTCCAGAGGAATGGCCCCTGCGGGATTTCGTGCCCGAGCATTCCCCGGCCGAGAGCGACCCGTCGATCGGCAGAGTGATCTGCCGATCCTCCACACGGGAGCACATCGCTTTCATGGAGAGCGATGACGACATCCGCTACACCGTGCTGGGCCTCGTGTTGATGCGTGAAAAAGGCCGGGACTTCACCAGTTGGGATGTGGCCTGCAACTGGATCCGGCGATTGCCTTATCATTCAGTATGCACCGCTGAAACCCAGGCCTACCTCAATCTCGTCACCGGCTACGAATTCCACGCCGGTTCGGACTGGGGCAAGAAGCCGCCCGAAGTCGACTGGGCCTGGGTGCGGAATCATCTCAATCCCTACCGCGAGTGGATCGGGGCCCAGATCCGCGTGGATGCGTATGGCTACGCGGCCGCGGGTAATCCGGAGTGGGCCGCCGAGCTGGCCTGGCGCGATGCGCGCATCAGTCATGTGAAGAATGGCATCTACGGAGCCATGTTCTGTGCCGCCATGATTGCGGCATCCTTTGTGACCACCGATCCCCGCCGCATTGTCCAAGCCGGACTCGAACAGATCCCCGTCCGATGCCGCTTGGCGGAGGTCATCCGACGTACAATAGAGATCGTCGAACTTCATGGTTGCGATGCCTCCCGGTTCGAGGTCCTTTTGGGCGATGTTCACACAGCTTTTGAGTCCTATTCCACCGTACACACCCTTACCAATGCCGCGCTTTGCGCCATGGCCGTGCTCCTGGCCAGAGGTGACTTCCACCAGGGCATTACCCTGGCGGTGATGGGGGCCTGGGACACCGACTGCAACGGGGCCACGGTTGGATCCATCGTCGGTGCCGTCACCGGTGCCTCCCGCGTGCCGGAACATTGGAAGGGAAGGCTGAACGACACCCTGCGCTCAGAGATTTTCGACTACCATCCTATCCCAATCTCCACTTGTGCACGCCAGACTTTTGATCTGGTTCAAAGTTTCCGGAGTTGA
- a CDS encoding ribokinase — MKRSVNPSVVVLGSANTDLVLECPRLPRPGETLLGGVFRQVPGGKGANQAVAAARAGARVSLIGALGDDDYGRHLRRGLKKDGVDLSHLRTLRGENSGIALILIGGEDRQNLIGVAQSANDKVSVAQVRSAASVIRGAGCVVAQLEVPLAAVQAAAVLSRKFGVPFLLNPAPAPDGALPSTLLKRVDALVPNEHEARLLTGRSSPEAAARDLLAQGCRWVVITLGRHGAFLAGPLGVMRLRAPRVRPIDTVGAGDCFCGWLAAGVAEGLSWEDNARRAIRAASISVTRAGAQDAMPKRNEVEV, encoded by the coding sequence TTGAAAAGGTCCGTTAATCCTTCTGTGGTCGTACTCGGCAGTGCCAACACCGACTTGGTGCTCGAGTGTCCGCGCCTGCCCCGGCCGGGAGAGACGCTCTTGGGGGGAGTATTCCGTCAGGTGCCCGGGGGCAAAGGGGCGAACCAAGCGGTGGCTGCCGCCCGTGCCGGGGCGCGCGTGTCCCTCATCGGCGCACTGGGCGACGACGACTATGGTCGCCATCTGCGGCGGGGACTTAAAAAGGATGGGGTAGATCTGAGTCATCTCCGCACGCTTCGGGGTGAGAACAGCGGCATTGCCCTCATCCTGATCGGGGGCGAAGACCGGCAGAATCTCATCGGAGTCGCGCAATCAGCCAACGACAAGGTGTCGGTGGCGCAGGTGCGTTCCGCTGCGTCTGTGATCCGGGGGGCTGGATGCGTGGTGGCTCAACTGGAAGTGCCGTTGGCCGCGGTGCAGGCCGCCGCCGTGCTTTCGCGCAAGTTCGGTGTCCCCTTCCTACTCAATCCTGCCCCCGCCCCTGATGGGGCACTGCCCTCCACTTTGCTCAAACGGGTCGATGCGCTCGTGCCCAATGAACACGAGGCCCGTCTGCTCACAGGCAGGTCAAGCCCCGAGGCCGCCGCCCGTGACCTCCTGGCCCAGGGTTGCCGCTGGGTGGTGATCACGCTCGGACGTCACGGTGCCTTCCTTGCAGGTCCCTTGGGCGTGATGCGGCTGAGGGCCCCGCGTGTGCGCCCGATCGATACCGTGGGCGCGGGTGATTGTTTCTGTGGATGGCTGGCGGCCGGAGTGGCGGAGGGCCTGTCATGGGAGGATAATGCCCGTCGTGCCATCCGTGCCGCCTCGATCAGCGTCACGCGGGCCGGAGCCCAGGATGCGATGCCGAAGCGGAACGAGGTTGAAGTGTAA